Genomic window (Streptomyces sp. SLBN-31):
ACCTCGTCGAGGTCGATGACATCGCCGAGGCCGCGCACCTTCTCGACCTCCTCGGCGGTCAGCGGCAGCGGCGTCTTGTCCCGCAGCGCGCTCCACTCGGAACGGGTGAGGTCGACGAAAGGAGTCGCCTCCGGCCCTCGCCGGTGGGCGCTCCGGGGCATCGAGTTGACCGGAGAGATCACAGTCCATTGTTAACGGAGTTTGAACCGGATGGCGGGTGGGGTGCGTCACGCTCTTTCCGCAGGGTTCGTATGGCGGTGGGAATTTCCGAATCCGGGCACGCTGAGCCTCTTTCGGGCGCCGGTTCGCCCGTAGGCTGCCGCCCATGTGCGGAATCGTGGGATACGTGGGGTCGCAGTCGGCGCTGGATGTCGTGATGGCCGGACTGAAGCGGCTGGAGTACCGGGGGTACGACTCGGCGGGTGTCGCCGTGCTGGCGGACGGGGGGCTGGCGGCCGCGAAGAAGGCCGGGAAGCTGGTGAACCTCGAGAAGGAGCTGGTGGACCGGCCGCTGCCGACGGGTTCCACAGGGATCGGGCACACCCGCTGGGCCACGCACGGCGGGCCGACCGACGCGAATGCCCACCCCCATCTCGACAACGCGGGCCGGGTCTCGGTCGTCCACAACGGGATCATCGAGAACTTCGCGGTGCTGCGGGCCGAGCTGGAGGAGCGGGGGCACGAGCTGGCCTCCGAGACCGACACCGAGGTGGTCGCGCACCTGATCGCGGAGGAGTTCTCCGCCTGCGCGGACCTGGCGGAGGCGATGCGGCTGGTGTGCCGGCGGCTGGAGGGGGCGTTCACGCTGGTCGCGGTGCACGCCGACGAGCCGGACGTGGTGGTGGGGGCCCGGCGGAACTCGCCGCTGGTCGTCGGCGTCGGCGAGGGCGAGGCGTTCCTGGCCTCCGACGTCGCCGCGTTCATCGCGCACACGCGCTCCGCGATCGAGCTGGGCCAGGACCAGGTCGTTGAGCTGCGCCGCGACGGGGTGACGGTGACCGGCTTCGACGGGCGTCCGGCCGAAGTGCGCTCGTACCACGTCGACTGGGACGCGTCGGCCGCCGAGAAGGGCGGCTACGACTACTTCATGCTCAAGGAGATCGCCGAGCAGCCCAAGGCGGTCGCCGACACGCTGCTGGGGCGCATCGACGCCGCGGGCTCGCTGACGCTGGACGAGGTGCGGATCTCCGACGCCGAGCTGCGGGAGGTCGACAAGGTCGTCATCGTCGCGTGCGGTACGGCCTTCCACGCCGGGCTGATCGCCAAGTACGCCATCGAGCACTGGACGCGGATCCCCTGCGAGGTGGAGCTGGCGAGCGAGTTCCGGTACCGGGACCCGATCCTGGGGGCGCGCTCGCTGGTGATCGCGATCTCGCAGTCCGGGGAGACCATGGACACGCTGATGGCGTTGCGGCACGCGCGGCAGCAGGGGTCCAAGGTGCTGGCGATCTGCAACACGAACGGGTCGACGATTCCGCGCGAGTCGGACGCGGTGCTGTACACGCACGCCGGTCCGGAGGTGGCGGTCGCCTCGACGAAGGCCTTCCTGACGCAGCTGGTGGCGTGCTACCTGGTGGCGCTGTACCTGGGGCAGGTGCGCGGCACCAAGTGGGGCGACGAGATCACCGCCGTCATCCGGGACCTGTCCCAGATCTCCGGCGAGGTCGAGCGGGTGCTCGAGACCATGGAGCCGGTACGGGCGCTGGCGCGCACCCTGGCCCACAAGAACACGGTGCTGTTCCTGGGGCGGCACGTGGGCTACCCGGTGGCGCTGGAGGGCGCGCTGAAGCTGAAGGAGCTCGCCTACATGCACGCGGAGGGGTTCGCGGCGGGGGAGCTGAAGCACGGCCCGATCGCTCTCATCGAGGAGGACCTGCCGGTGGTGGTGGTCGTGCCGTCACCGCGCGGGCGTTCCGTCCTCCACGACAAGATCGTCTCCAACATCCAGGAGATCCGGGCCCGGGGTGCGCGGACGATCGTCATCGCGGAGGAGGGCGACGAGGCGGTGGTGCCGTACGCCGACCACCTCATCCGCATCCCGGTGACGCCGACTCTGCTGCAGCCGCTGGTGGCGACGGTGCCGCTGCAGGTGTTCGCCTGCGAACTGGCGACGGCCCGCGGCAACGAGGTGGACCAGCCGCGGAACCTGGCGAAGTCGGTGACGGTGGAGTAGGCGGTGTTCAGGAGCGCCGGTCGGGAGCGCCCTTGCCGCTCAGGTACGTCCGGTACGTGATGCGCATGAGCAGGATGCCCGGAACGACCGCCGGGAGAAGTCGGTTCCACCGCGGGGCGGCGGACTCGGCCAGGTGGACGGCGGTGAGCAGGACGCCCGCCCCGAACACCACGTCCACGCCCAGCATGAGCAGGAGTCCGAGGGACCACGTCCAGGCCCTCTCCTCCTTCGCCTCCTTCGGGGTCTCGGCGGTCGGCGCGGCGGGCCTGCGTTCTCGCGGCCGGGGGATCTCCTCCTCCTTGCGCGCCCGCAGCGGGACCACCGCCTCGGCGGGCACGGCCGCGTCCAGTACGGCGATCCGCTCGGGGCTGACGTCGCCGTACAGGGTCGGCTCCACGGCCACGCGGAAGCCGTCGAGGCCGGTCAGGTACCGGGCCCCGTCGGGGCGGGTGGTCATCGCGGCGCACGCGTCGTACCGGACGGTGACCAGGCCGCCGGGCAGCGACAGCGTCACACCGGTGTCCCCGATGACCAGCGTGACGTCGTCGTCCTCCAGCGACGGGTGCAGGGTGCCGGACACCCCGGTCGGCGAGTACTGCGGGGCCGGGGTCAGGCCCGCCCGGATGGTGTTCCGAGAGCCGGTCGTAACGCCGCCGCGCCTCGGACTGCCCCAGCTCCAGGCCGCGGGCGGTCAGCAGCCGGGCGGTCCAGGCGGGGCCGTACTCCGGGTGCTCCGCGCACACCTCGATCAGCAGCAGCTCGGCCCTGCGCAGCCAGTCGTGGAACTGGGCGAACTGGTCCCGCGAGACCTGCTCGGCCCGGACGCCGCCGCGGATGTGCCAGCCGATGCGGGTGTACCGCTCCGCGAGGAGGGTGCGGGGGAGCGGGTCGGCGGGCTGCGCCTTCACGGCCCGCTCCAGATACGCCTCCGTCCGCTCCACGTTCGCGAGGAGGCCCGCGGCGAACGAGACGTCGGCGGCGCGATCCCCGATCCCCGCGAAGAAGGCCTGGGTGCCCGCCCAGTCGTCGTCCCACGCGGCGGCACGCAGCGGCGCGAGCCCGGGCAGGGCGTCGAACGGATCACTCACGGTGCTTTCGCCCATGCGGGCGCACCCTTGACCGGTCGATGAGAACGCGTGAACTGGCCCCCCAGGCGCGCGAGGCTTCGCAGGCTAGCAGGGGGTGTGACGGGACGGGACCGAGATTTCGCGGAGCGCTACGGCCTGACGGGCGGCGCGAGTTGACCTGGTTCCGGCGGGGGCCGTCCGGCGCCCTAAGGTGCTCGGCATGAGCATCATCGGGGTCGGTATCGACGTGGCCGAGATCGAGCGCTTCGAGGCGTCGCTGAAGCGTACGCCCGGGATGGCTGAACGGCTGTTCGTGCGGGACGAGTTGCTGTTGCCGAGCGGGGAGCGCCGCGGGGTCGCCTCGCTCGCCGCCCGGTTCGCCGCCAAGGAGGCCCTCGCCAAGGCGCTCGGCGCACCGGCCGGGCTGCTGTGGACCGATGCCGAGGTGTACGTCGAGGACAGCGGGCGGCCCCGGCTGCGGGTGAGGGGGAGCGTGGCGGCGAAGGCGGCGGAGCTGGGAGTGCGGTCCTGGCACGTGTCGTTGAGCCATGACGCGGGGGTGGCGTCGGCAGTGGTGATCGCGGAGGGCTAGGACCCTTCCGCGTGGGGCGAGTGCGGGCTGCGGGGGGTTCGGGGCAGACTCGGGCGCATGCGTACTGCGTACAGCGTGGAGACGGTCAGGGCAGCCGAGCGGGGACTCATGGCGCGGCTGCCGGAGGGTGCGTTGATGCAGCGGGCCGCGGCGGGGCTCGCCGCCGCCTGTGCCGAACTGCTGGGGCGGGTCTACGGCAGCCGGGTCGTGCTGCTCGTCGGGAGTGGGGACAACGGGGGCGACGCCCTGTTCGCCGGTGGGCGGCTCGCCCGGCGCGGGGCGGGGGTCGCGGCCGTACTGCTGTCGCCCGAGCGCGTGCACGCCGGGGGCCTCGCGGCGTTGCGGCGGGCGGGCGGCCGGGTCGTGGGCGCCGGGAGCGGTACCGAACCCGCCGCGGCCGCGGGCGTCGACCGTGTGGAGGAGGCGATCCTGCGCGCGGACCTGGTCCTCGACGGCATCGTCGGCATCGGAGGCAAGGGCGGACTGCGACCGGAGGCGGAGCGGCTGGCCGGGGTCGTCGCCGAGTCCGGGGCGCCCGTCGTCGCCGTCGACCTGCCCAGTGGCGTCGACGCCGACACCGGAGAGGTACGGGGTGCCGCCGTCCGTGCCGATCTCACCGTGACCTTCGGCACGCACAAGCCCGGCCTGCTCGTCGATCCCGCCCGCGAGTACGCCGGTTCCGTGCGGCTGGTCGACATCGGGCTGGGCGAGGTGCTGCCCGAGCGGCCCGATCTGGAGGCGCTGCAGCACGCCGACGTTGCCGCGCTGCTGCCGTCGCCCGGCGCCGAGAGCGACAAGTACCGCCGGGGCGTGGTGGGCATCGCCGCCGGGTCCGCACGGTATCCGGGCGCCGCCGTCCTCGCCGTCTCCGGGGCACTGCGCGGCGGCGCGGGCGCCGTCCGGTACGTCGGGCCCGCCGGGGACGCCGTCGTCGCGCGGTTCCCCGAGACGCTCGTGTCGGACCAGGGGCCGCACAAGGCCGGGCGCGTGCAGGCGTGGGTGGTCGGCCCCGGTGCCGGCGACGACGCCGGGACCGTGGCCGAGGTGCTGGAGGCCGACGTCCCGGTGCTGATCGACGCGGACGGGCTGCGGCTCGCCGACCTGGACGTCGTACGGGAACGGCGTGCGCCCACGCTCATGACCCCGCACGCCGGGGAGGCCGCCGCCCTGCTGGGTGTCGCGCGCGAGGAGGTCGAGGGGGCGCGGCTGAAGTGCGTGCGGGAGCTGGCGTCGAGGTACCGGGCGACCGTGCTGCTCAAGGGGTCGACGACGCTCGTCGCCGACCCGGCGAGCGGGCTCGTACGGGTCAACGCGACGGGCACCTCCTGGCTGGCCACCGCCGGCAGCGGGGACGTGCTGTCGGGACTCGCCGGGTCGCTGCTGGCGTCGGGGCTGTCGGCGCTGGATGCGGGCAGCGCCGCCGCCTATCTGCACGGTCTGGCCGGGCGGTTCGCGTCGGACGGCGCGCCGGCCGGGGCGCACGACGTGGCGGAGGCGATCCCGGGGGCCTGGCGGGACGTACGCGGCTGAACCGGGAAGGAAGCGGGAAGCCCGGGGGCGGGACCGCTCCGCAATAAGGGTGACCCGGCCGCGCGGCATCCCCGATCGGCCGTACCGTCACGTTTCTCTGATGGGATGATCAGTAGACGAATCGCCCATA
Coding sequences:
- the glmS gene encoding glutamine--fructose-6-phosphate transaminase (isomerizing); this encodes MCGIVGYVGSQSALDVVMAGLKRLEYRGYDSAGVAVLADGGLAAAKKAGKLVNLEKELVDRPLPTGSTGIGHTRWATHGGPTDANAHPHLDNAGRVSVVHNGIIENFAVLRAELEERGHELASETDTEVVAHLIAEEFSACADLAEAMRLVCRRLEGAFTLVAVHADEPDVVVGARRNSPLVVGVGEGEAFLASDVAAFIAHTRSAIELGQDQVVELRRDGVTVTGFDGRPAEVRSYHVDWDASAAEKGGYDYFMLKEIAEQPKAVADTLLGRIDAAGSLTLDEVRISDAELREVDKVVIVACGTAFHAGLIAKYAIEHWTRIPCEVELASEFRYRDPILGARSLVIAISQSGETMDTLMALRHARQQGSKVLAICNTNGSTIPRESDAVLYTHAGPEVAVASTKAFLTQLVACYLVALYLGQVRGTKWGDEITAVIRDLSQISGEVERVLETMEPVRALARTLAHKNTVLFLGRHVGYPVALEGALKLKELAYMHAEGFAAGELKHGPIALIEEDLPVVVVVPSPRGRSVLHDKIVSNIQEIRARGARTIVIAEEGDEAVVPYADHLIRIPVTPTLLQPLVATVPLQVFACELATARGNEVDQPRNLAKSVTVE
- a CDS encoding NAD(P)H-hydrate dehydratase, yielding MRTAYSVETVRAAERGLMARLPEGALMQRAAAGLAAACAELLGRVYGSRVVLLVGSGDNGGDALFAGGRLARRGAGVAAVLLSPERVHAGGLAALRRAGGRVVGAGSGTEPAAAAGVDRVEEAILRADLVLDGIVGIGGKGGLRPEAERLAGVVAESGAPVVAVDLPSGVDADTGEVRGAAVRADLTVTFGTHKPGLLVDPAREYAGSVRLVDIGLGEVLPERPDLEALQHADVAALLPSPGAESDKYRRGVVGIAAGSARYPGAAVLAVSGALRGGAGAVRYVGPAGDAVVARFPETLVSDQGPHKAGRVQAWVVGPGAGDDAGTVAEVLEADVPVLIDADGLRLADLDVVRERRAPTLMTPHAGEAAALLGVAREEVEGARLKCVRELASRYRATVLLKGSTTLVADPASGLVRVNATGTSWLATAGSGDVLSGLAGSLLASGLSALDAGSAAAYLHGLAGRFASDGAPAGAHDVAEAIPGAWRDVRG
- a CDS encoding holo-ACP synthase, translating into MSIIGVGIDVAEIERFEASLKRTPGMAERLFVRDELLLPSGERRGVASLAARFAAKEALAKALGAPAGLLWTDAEVYVEDSGRPRLRVRGSVAAKAAELGVRSWHVSLSHDAGVASAVVIAEG